The nucleotide sequence CCAAGGAAAGGATACCTGCCAGCGCAATATTGAGTGTTGTTTTGCGAGTCATGATTGAATTCCTGATGTTGTGTGAACGAGGTTCATAATAAGTTGCGTTTTTCGATGGAAAAACCGCATAATGGGTAATTATTTGTTGCATAAATCGAGCTAATTGATGGATAGAATCACTGCTGCGCAAGTGTTCACTATAATTGTAGAACAAGGCAGCATGATTGCTGCATCGGAACGGTTAGATATGTCGCGGGCAATGGTATCCCGTTATTTGGCTGAAATGGAAAAATGGGCGGGGGTACGTCTGTTACATCGTACAACGAGAAAGATCAGCCTGACATCAGCAGGAGAGATCGCCTATCAGCGCAGTCGTAAGTTATTGCAATTGTCGGAAGAGATACCAGTTCATCAACCAGTAGAAGCGCAGGAGCTGAGTGGTCTTTTGCGGATAAGCAGTTCTCAATCTCTGGCAGTAAGCGCGTTGTCTGTGGCGATTCCTGAGTTTATGCAGATTTATCCTCAGATAGCGATTGATATGCAAATAAGCAATAAGGCAATAAATTTGGTCGAGGAGCGGATAGATTTAGCGTTACGCATCACGAATAATCTGGAACCCAATTTGATCGCCAGACCGTTATCGACATGTCATTCTGTGGTTTGTGCCGCCCCTTGTTATCTGGCGGGAAAAATGCTCCCGCAAAAGCCTGCGGATTTAGCCTTGCATAACTGTATGACTTATAACTTTTTTGGTAAAAGTCTTTGGTTATTTGAACATCGAGGGGAAAAATATTCTGTTCCTGTTAGCGGTACTTTGAGTGCCAATGAATCGATGGTGTTAATGGAAGCAACATTGCAAGGTGCGGGAATCGCTATGCAACCTTATTATTCTGTTGCTTCGCATTTGGCGTCAGGAAAATTGATTCAGTTGTTGCCAGAATATCGACCTCAAGCGATGGGAATTTATGGTATTTATGCCAGCCGTCAAAATATGCCAGCAACGCTGAGGGCATTACTGGATTTTCTGGTTCAATGGTTTGCTTCTTCTCCGTACTGGCAAGCCCTAATGCTGAAAAGCTGACTTTAGTTTCTGAGGAAACAGAGCAATTTGTGCTTTTAGGTGTTCAATAAAAGTATCAACTGGGGCAGAAGAAGGGCGGTGAATGGGTTTTATCAGGCTGACAGTAAAAGGAATGTTAATACTAAATGGGCGAGCGCATATTTCAGATTTGCCGTGACTCTCTAGATAATCGAGTACGGTCAGTGGGTTGACAATCGAAATACCAATGCCTTCGCGCACCATTGCACATACTGATGCAGCACTGTGAGTTTCCATAATCATGCGACGGCGAATATGGTGTTCTGCGAATATTCCATCAATGAGCTGACGGTAGCTATCCGTTATTGAAAGGCTGATGAAATTTTGTTCGCTGAAATCTTCTGGAGTCAATAGCGGCTTATGACTGAGAGGGTGAGCAGCGGGCAATACGCAAATTTCATTCAGCGTGATCAGTGTTTCTCTCTGTGTACCCGGTGGTGTCTGCAAATGTTCTGTCAAACCCAGATCATGGCGTTGAGCTGAAAGCCACTCTTCCAGTAGCGGTGATTCCTGTGGAATGATTGTTAAATTAGTCTCAGGATATTGACGGATGAAGTGATGGCAAACTTTCGGTAATAGTGATTGAGAAAATACTGGCAGGCAGGCAATGGAAAGCTGAGCATGTTGAAATTTACGTATATTGTCAGCCGCATTCATTATTCTTTCGAGTCCATAATAAGAGCGCTGAACTTCTTCAAAAAGGCGTAATCCTTGTGCTGTCGGATGCAGGCGGCCTTTTACTCGGTCAAATAGTTTGAATTTTATTAGATGCTCGAATCGTGCTAATTCACGACTGACGGTTGGTTGTGATGTTTGTAATAAAATAGCCGCTTCTGTCAGATTTTTTGTCGTCATTACTGCATGGAAGATTTCAATATGGCGCCATGAACAAGAAGGCATAAATTGTTTGTTCCTTCAAAGGATAATTCTATATCACAGATGAATAGACTATAACGAAATGGATATTTTTATTCCTGTTTTTTACTGCCAATAATGGGTTATCTGCTGACTTTGTGAGAGAAACCCTGATGAGTACTACTTTTACTCCCAATTTTACCCGTAATAATTGTCCTAATCTGATACCGGAGAGTTTGGGTCGTCTGCCAGAAACGTATGGTACTCCATTATGGGTTTACGATAGTGAAACAATTATCCAAAAAATCAATTTGTTATGTCAATTTGATGTGGTCAGGTTTGCTCAGAAAGCGTGTTCTAATACTCACATTTTACGCCTGATGCGTGAGTATGGTGTGAAAGTTGATGCCGTTTCGCTAGGGGAAATTGAACGTGCTTTACGGGCCGGGTTTTGTCCAGGGCAAGAAGTGTCAGATATCATTTTCACTGCTGATTTAATCGATGTGTCGACGCTGCAAAGAGTAACCGAATTGGATATTCCGGTTAATGCGGGTTCTATCGATATGTTGGAACAGATTGGTCAATATAAAAAAGGGCATCCGGTGTGGTTGCGGATTAATCCTGGGTTTGGTCATGGTCATAGCCAGAAGACGAATACCGGGGGTGAAAACAGTAAACATGGTATTTGGTACCAGAATCTTCCTCAGGCAATTGAAAAAATCCGCCACTATGGATTGAAATTGCTTGGTTTACATATGCATATTGGCTCTGGTGTTGATTATCATCACCTTGCCAGTGTATGTAATGCGATGGTTGAACAGGTTATTCTTTGTGGTGAAGATATTCAGGCAATTTCAGCCGGTGGAGGTTTATCGACTCCTTATCATCAGGGAGATGAACGAATCAATATCGCTCATTATTTTGGGTTGTGGGATGATGCTCGTAAAAGAATTGAGCAGCATTTGGGTCATAAAATTGAGTTGGAAATTGAACCGGGGCGTTTTTTGGTTGCGGAATCTGGCGTTTTGATGACAGAAGTTCGGGCGGTTAAGCAGATGGGGAACCGTAATTATGTTCTGGTGGATGCGGGGTTCAATGACTTAATGCGTCCAGTAATGTATGGCAGTTATCACCATATCTCGGTTTTGCCTGCTGATGGACGTAAGATTGAGCAATTGCCATTGCGGGAAACGTTAGTTGCGGGGCCGTTATGTGAATCCGGTGATATCTTTACGCAGGTTGAGGGCGGTGGAATTGCGCCAAGAGCATTGCCACCTGTTCAAGTTGGCGACTATTTAGTTTTTCATGACACTGGTGCCTATGGTGCGTCAATGTCTTCCAATTACAATAGCCGTCCGCTTATCTCTGAAGTGTTGTTTGTTAATGGTAAGCCTCAATTAATTCGTCGCCGTCAAACGATTGAAGAGTTGTTAGCATTGGAAGAAGTATCTTGTGCCTCTACGTCATAAAATATGGGGCGATATTTGTTAAGATATCGCCCCGTGATTAATTTAGTGCTTAACTCTCTTTAGTCGTCAGTTTCAGGCGGCTTCTGTTCTCAGTTTTTCAACGCGGGCAGGAACAGCCAGCGCTTCTGGTTCAAACTCATCGACATTAATAGAACGCAGACGGCTTGCTTCCGCACGTTTTAGAATTGCGGCCTCGTCTGGCGTGATCTTACGTTCTGCGAGTGCCTGTTCTGCCAGTTTATCCAGGCGAGTAAAGCCAAGACGCTTACCTGCTTCGCGACTCAAACGGGCGTGGATCGGTTCTGCGGCAATAATATCGTGCAGCGCTTCTTCCAATAATCCGTGAGGATTGTGCTCGTTTGGTGTCAGATATTGACCTCGGCCAATGCGATCACGGGTAGCCGAAGGTTGCTGTAAGATCTGGGCCAGTTTGTGATCCAGATGGTCAGATGGTGCTGAGTGTACACGCCCTAGAGGGAAGACAATAACACGCATCAGACCGGCAACCAGACGATTCGGGAAGTTACTCAGTAAGTTATCTATCGCCTGTTCTGCCTGATACAAACTATCTTGAACGGCCCACTGAACTAGCGGCAAATCTTCTTTTTGACGACCTTCATCTTCATAGCGTTTTAATGTCGCGGAAGCCAGATAGGTTTGACTCAAAACATCTCCAAGACGGGCGGAGACACGTTCACGGCGTTTCAGGCTACCACCTAATACCCCCATTGCCACATCTGATAATAGCGCAAGGTTGGTGCTCAGGCGGTTTAATTGCTGATAGTAACGGCGTGTTGCATCATTGACCGGTGTGCTGCTGGTGCGGCCATTGGTTAAGCCAAGCCAGAAGCTGCGTAACGTGTTACTAGCAACGTGACCAAGGTGGCTAAACAGTGCCTTATCAAAATCTTTAATACGGTTATTTTCAACCGCGGCCATTTCGTCAAGTACATAAGGATGGCAGCGGATAGCTCCCTGACCGTAGATAATCATGTTACGGGTCAGAATATTGGCACCTTCAACGGTAATGGCGATAGGTGCACCTTGATAAGCGCGAGCAAGGAAGTTGGATGGACCAAGGCAGATACCTTTACCACCGGCAATATCCATTGCGTCAATAATTGAGCGTTGGCCTCGGTGAGTACAGTGATATTTCACGATAGCGGATAACACAGAGGGTTTTTCACCTAGCATGATACCGGTTGTTGCAAGTGTTGAAGCGGCATCCATCAAATAGGTGTTACCGGCAATGCGTGCTAGTGGTTCTTCAATCCCTTCCATTTTACCAATTGGCATTTTAAATTGGCGGCGGATATAAGAGTATGCACCAATTGCCATCGCAACGCTTTTCAAACCGCCGGTTGCATTTGATGGCAGAGTGATACCGCGGCCAACAGACAGACACTCAACCAGCATACGCCAGCCTTGTCCGGCCATTTTTGGCCCGCCAATAATATAGTCGATCGGAACAAAGATATCTTTACCGCGAGTCGGGCCATTCTGGAATGGAATATTCAGTGGGAAATGGCGATGACCAATTTCTACTCCTGGTACATTGGTCGGGATCAATGCACAGGTAATGCCCAATTCTTCTGTATCACCCAATAAATGGTCAGGGTCGGACAGTTTGAAAGCCAGACCGAGTACGGTGGCGATAGGTGCAAGTGTGATATAACGTTTGTTCCAGGTCAGGCGCATACCGAGAATTTGTTCACCTTGCCATTCTCCCATACAGACTACGCCTGTATCTGGGATTGATCCGGCATCAGAGCCAGCTTCCGGGCTGGTCAGTGCGAAACATGGGATCTCTTCACCACGGGCAAGCCCGGGTAGATAGCGGTTTTTCTGCTCTTCGGTGCCATAATGCTGTAACAATTCACCTGGGCCGAGAGAGTTAGGTACACCTACGGTGATTGCCAAAATGCCGGATGCCCCCGCCAATTTTTGCAGGACTCGTGCCTGTGCATAGGCTGAGAATTCCAGACCGCCATACTCTTTTTTAATGATCATGGCAAAGAAGCGGTGTTCTTTCAGGTAACGCCATAACTCAGGTGGTAAATCAGCAAGTTCATGGCTTATCTGGAAATCATTGGTCATGCGGCAAGCTTCTTCTACCGGGCCATCCAGAAATGCTTGTTCTTCAGCGGTTAGCTGAGGCCTTGGATAGTCATGCAATTTTTTCCAGTCGGGTTTACCGCGGAACAGCTCGCCTTCCCACCAGGTAGTTCCTGCATCAAGAGCTTCTTTTTCCGTGCGAGATAGACTTGGCATTACTTTACGGAAGGCTTTTAAGGCCGGAACAGTCAGTAAGGAGTGGCGCATTGGCGCAAAATTCAGCGGGAACAGAATAATGGCCATTGGTAACAACATCCAGTAGCTCCATGCATCAATAGCGCCCATCAGGACGGTATAGACAAGGAGCAGTAGGCTGCTGAGACTGAGATTGACTTTGTGATAGCAAAGTATCCCAATCAAGACTAAGAATAGAATAATACTCAATGTGGTCATAATAAAAGCTCCTGGTTAATCTCAGGGTCAGGTAAGTCATCAGAGGTCGGACCTGTTGTGGTGTTCTTCTCTTTTTAGACCAGGAAATTGCTTTTAGCAATATCTTTACATCTTAATTACAATGTAGCTCACAAACTCGCAGTGATCAGGAACGGATTAATTCTCCAGAAATGTGATGTTGTCTTCTTTCAATTCTCTTGATCCGGTAAACTGCCATCCGGCACAACATTAAAGATTACCTGACCGAAGTGAGGAGCCTATGTATCAAGACTTGATCCGTAGTGAATTGAACGAAGCCGCGGATACGCTGGCAAAGTTTTTAAGTGACGATGCAAATATTGAAGCAATTCAAAAAGCAGCAGTATTGCTGGCTGATTCATTTAAAGTGGGTGGCAAGGTACTGTCCTGCGGTAATGGGGGTTCGCATTGTGATGCGATGCATTTTGCCGAAGAATTAACAGGTCGTTACCGCGAGAATCGTCCTGGCTATCCAGCGATTGCGATTTCTGATGTCAGTCATCTTTCCTGCGTCAGTAATGATTTCGGGTATGAATTTGTTTTTTCTCGTTATATAGAAGCGGTAGGGAAAGAGGGCGATGTATTACTGGGTATCTCTACTTCCGGTAATTCCGGTAATATTATCAAAGCAGTTGAAGCTGCCCGCTTAAAAGGCATGAAAGTCATTACGTTGACAGGCAAGGATGGCGGTAAAATGGCAGGAACCGCTGATGTGGAAATTCGTGTCCCGCATTTTGGTTATGCAGATCGTATTCAGGAAATTCATATCAAAGTTATTCATATCCTGATTCAACTTATTGAAAAAGAGATGGTTAAAGCTTGATTTTATACCCTATGGATTTCAAGATGGATCGCGACGGCAAGGGAGCGAATCCCCGGGAGCATAGGTAACGATGTGACCGGGGTGAGTGAGTGCAGCCAACAAAGAGGCAACTTGAAAGATGACGGGTATACAGGCTACAGAGGTGGGCAATGTGTGAGTTACTTGGCATGAGTGCAAATGTGCCAACAGATATCTGCTTTAGTTTAGGTGGCTTGATTCAGCGAGGTGGTCATACTGGGCCCCATAAAGATGGTTGGGGGATCACTTTTTATGAGGGGCGGGGCTGTCGCACATTTAAAGATCATCAACCAAGTTACAATTCACCCGTTGCCCGCTTTGTACAAGAGTATCCGATTAAATCTAGAGTGGTGGTTTCTCATATCCGGCAGGCTAATCGCGGTAATGTTACGTTGGAAAATACTCATCCTTTCATCCGTGAGATGTGGGGGCGCAACTGGACTTATGCCCATAATGGGCAGCTTCGGGGCTATCGGCAGCTTGAAACGGGTCAGTATCGTCCCGTTGGGCAAACTGATAGCGAACATGCTTTTTGCTGGATTTTGCAGCAACTTTCACAAAAATACCCAAGAACCCCCTCCAATTGGCCTAAGGTTTTTCGTTTTATCGCTTCACTAGCAGATGAGCTCAGCAAAAAAGGCGTATTTAATATGTTGTTGTCAGATGGGCGTTTTATGATGGCATATTGTTCAACCAACCTTTATTGGATTACCCGTCGGGCGCCGTTTGGAAAAGCGAAACTTCTGGATCAAGATATTGAAATTGATTTTCAACAACATACACAGCCGGATGATGTTGTTTCTGTCATTGTTACTCAACCTTTAACGGGTAATGAAGCTTGGAATCGTATTGAGCCGGGTCGCTATGCACTATTTCATCTTGGTGAACGCATATTGTGATTGATGCTGCAAAAGTGGTGATTTTTCAGGTGTAGCATTAACCACATATTGGCCGTTAATGATGCTGACCGTTGCTGGCTGGTGATTTTTTGCAAAATATTCATAAGCCGGCTGTAATTGTAACCAAAACATATAGTGGGAGGATGAACGATGGCGTAGCATATTCTGTGGTGTCATTCTGAATGGATAAATACTGATATTAATTTCATATTGCCCGCGCAATAATGCACTTTCTACATAATGGTAGATCTCATCCATATAACCATTAGTCATCGCATAGCAACCGACAGATTTACACTCTCCGTGGATCATTAAATAGTTGCCGGAATAGCCTCTGAATTTATCGTATTCATTTGGAAAGCCGAGATTAATAGATCGGTAATACCGACTATTTGGATTAAGTTGATGGGTTTTTACACGATAGAAGCCTTCCGGGCTTTTCAGATCACCTTCTGTGGTTTTGGGACCAAGGCCGCCAGAGTAATTACAGATGGGGTAGCTTTTAGACAGTTGGTAGCTTCCATGACTATTTTTAGTATAAAGCTCCAATATCCGCTCTTCTTTGAATATTTGGATAAAGACAGGAGAGCCAGGCTGCACAGGGAAATTTTGCTGCAATTGCACTAAAGTATCCTGAGTATAGACAGGAGTAAATGAACTAAATAACAACAATATTATTGTAATTATTGCAGGAAAAGCCGCAATTTTTTTCATGTGACTACCGTAATAGCGATGTCGCGAACTAACTAAAAATTTAGCTTAAGATTGCCATGAGTCATCGACTTTGTGAATAGAAAATGATGACGGTAACTTTATCACTACAAAGTGATTGTTAGGTTAAAATACAATCAGTTGTCGGTAAAGGTGATATAATCATTCGTTTTTTGCGATCGGTTAATCGTTCAATGCCAAAATTATTCCTGTTTGCTTGAACTAAATCACTTGATTAGTCAGACAGTCTAAGAAGGGAGATGTTAAAATTGCCGCCCGGAGATTAACAGAAAATCGTAACAATTATCGGAGAATTATAACCTGGGCACGATTCGTGACTTAAGGGGTTTTTTATAGAGTGGCTATATTACCACCAGGTAATCTGTAGCATATGATTTAATTGATAAACTTGTGCAAATCTTATGATTAAAATTAAAAAAGGACTCGACCTCCCGATTGCAGGAGCGCCTGCTCAAGTAATAGAAGACGGTCCGACGATTCGCCATGTAGCACTGTTGGGTGAAGAGTATGTTGGAATGCGTCCTTCTATGTTGGTGAAGGAAGGTGAGCATGTTAAGAAGGGCCAGATTCTTTTTGAAGATAAAAAGAATCCAGGTGTGGTTTTCACCAGCCCAGCCTGTGGGCAGGTTGTAGCGATTAATCGTGGTGAACAACGTATTTTGCAGTCAATTGTGATTGAGATAACGGGAGACGAACAGGTTAATTTTGACCGTTATGATCGTGCCCAATTTACTCAATTATCCCGAGAACAAGTGGAAAAGAATCTGATTGATTCCGGGTTATGGACTGCACTACGTACCCGTCCTTACAGCCGAAGTCCTGCTCCCGGCTCCTCGCCAAAAGCAATTTTTGTAACCGCGATGGATACTCAGCCTCTGGCTGCAAATTCACAGGTGATTATTGCTACCGATAAAGAGGCTTTTGTTGATGGTCTGAATGTACTGACTAAACTGACCGAAGGTAAAGTCCATGTTTGCCATAGTGCAGGAAGCTTGCCGAATGTCGGTAATAATGCACAAATCACTTATAATCAGTTCTCTGGTCCGCACCCTGCGGGATTAGCTGGAACTCATATTCACTTTATTGAACCCGTCAGTGCGACTAAAACGGTATGGCACCTGGGATATCAGGATGTGATTGCGATCGGTAAATTATTCACTACCGGTACACTTTATACTGATCGTGTCATTGCATTGGCCGGTCCACAGGTTGAGAAACCCCGTCTCATACGTACTTGCTTAGGGGCCGATCTGCTTGAGTTAACTCAGGGTCAGCTTAAACAGGGTGAAAACCGTATTATTTCAGGTTCCGTATTGTGCGGTACTCAGTCAGATGAGG is from Photorhabdus laumondii subsp. laumondii and encodes:
- a CDS encoding LysR family transcriptional regulator, which encodes MPSCSWRHIEIFHAVMTTKNLTEAAILLQTSQPTVSRELARFEHLIKFKLFDRVKGRLHPTAQGLRLFEEVQRSYYGLERIMNAADNIRKFQHAQLSIACLPVFSQSLLPKVCHHFIRQYPETNLTIIPQESPLLEEWLSAQRHDLGLTEHLQTPPGTQRETLITLNEICVLPAAHPLSHKPLLTPEDFSEQNFISLSITDSYRQLIDGIFAEHHIRRRMIMETHSAASVCAMVREGIGISIVNPLTVLDYLESHGKSEICARPFSINIPFTVSLIKPIHRPSSAPVDTFIEHLKAQIALFPQKLKSAFQH
- a CDS encoding Na(+)-translocating NADH-quinone reductase subunit A: MIKIKKGLDLPIAGAPAQVIEDGPTIRHVALLGEEYVGMRPSMLVKEGEHVKKGQILFEDKKNPGVVFTSPACGQVVAINRGEQRILQSIVIEITGDEQVNFDRYDRAQFTQLSREQVEKNLIDSGLWTALRTRPYSRSPAPGSSPKAIFVTAMDTQPLAANSQVIIATDKEAFVDGLNVLTKLTEGKVHVCHSAGSLPNVGNNAQITYNQFSGPHPAGLAGTHIHFIEPVSATKTVWHLGYQDVIAIGKLFTTGTLYTDRVIALAGPQVEKPRLIRTCLGADLLELTQGQLKQGENRIISGSVLCGTQSDEVHHYLGRFHTLVSVLREGREKELFGWIMPGIDKFSITRTTIGHFLKNKRFAFSTTMNGGERSMVPIGNYERVMPLDIMATHLLRDLLAGDTDSAQALGCLELDEEDLALCTYVCPGKYEYGPVLREVLTKIEQEG
- the lpcA gene encoding D-sedoheptulose 7-phosphate isomerase; amino-acid sequence: MYQDLIRSELNEAADTLAKFLSDDANIEAIQKAAVLLADSFKVGGKVLSCGNGGSHCDAMHFAEELTGRYRENRPGYPAIAISDVSHLSCVSNDFGYEFVFSRYIEAVGKEGDVLLGISTSGNSGNIIKAVEAARLKGMKVITLTGKDGGKMAGTADVEIRVPHFGYADRIQEIHIKVIHILIQLIEKEMVKA
- the lysA gene encoding diaminopimelate decarboxylase gives rise to the protein MSTTFTPNFTRNNCPNLIPESLGRLPETYGTPLWVYDSETIIQKINLLCQFDVVRFAQKACSNTHILRLMREYGVKVDAVSLGEIERALRAGFCPGQEVSDIIFTADLIDVSTLQRVTELDIPVNAGSIDMLEQIGQYKKGHPVWLRINPGFGHGHSQKTNTGGENSKHGIWYQNLPQAIEKIRHYGLKLLGLHMHIGSGVDYHHLASVCNAMVEQVILCGEDIQAISAGGGLSTPYHQGDERINIAHYFGLWDDARKRIEQHLGHKIELEIEPGRFLVAESGVLMTEVRAVKQMGNRNYVLVDAGFNDLMRPVMYGSYHHISVLPADGRKIEQLPLRETLVAGPLCESGDIFTQVEGGGIAPRALPPVQVGDYLVFHDTGAYGASMSSNYNSRPLISEVLFVNGKPQLIRRRQTIEELLALEEVSCASTS
- the fadE gene encoding acyl-CoA dehydrogenase FadE yields the protein MTTLSIILFLVLIGILCYHKVNLSLSSLLLLVYTVLMGAIDAWSYWMLLPMAIILFPLNFAPMRHSLLTVPALKAFRKVMPSLSRTEKEALDAGTTWWEGELFRGKPDWKKLHDYPRPQLTAEEQAFLDGPVEEACRMTNDFQISHELADLPPELWRYLKEHRFFAMIIKKEYGGLEFSAYAQARVLQKLAGASGILAITVGVPNSLGPGELLQHYGTEEQKNRYLPGLARGEEIPCFALTSPEAGSDAGSIPDTGVVCMGEWQGEQILGMRLTWNKRYITLAPIATVLGLAFKLSDPDHLLGDTEELGITCALIPTNVPGVEIGHRHFPLNIPFQNGPTRGKDIFVPIDYIIGGPKMAGQGWRMLVECLSVGRGITLPSNATGGLKSVAMAIGAYSYIRRQFKMPIGKMEGIEEPLARIAGNTYLMDAASTLATTGIMLGEKPSVLSAIVKYHCTHRGQRSIIDAMDIAGGKGICLGPSNFLARAYQGAPIAITVEGANILTRNMIIYGQGAIRCHPYVLDEMAAVENNRIKDFDKALFSHLGHVASNTLRSFWLGLTNGRTSSTPVNDATRRYYQQLNRLSTNLALLSDVAMGVLGGSLKRRERVSARLGDVLSQTYLASATLKRYEDEGRQKEDLPLVQWAVQDSLYQAEQAIDNLLSNFPNRLVAGLMRVIVFPLGRVHSAPSDHLDHKLAQILQQPSATRDRIGRGQYLTPNEHNPHGLLEEALHDIIAAEPIHARLSREAGKRLGFTRLDKLAEQALAERKITPDEAAILKRAEASRLRSINVDEFEPEALAVPARVEKLRTEAA
- a CDS encoding LysR family transcriptional regulator, encoding MDRITAAQVFTIIVEQGSMIAASERLDMSRAMVSRYLAEMEKWAGVRLLHRTTRKISLTSAGEIAYQRSRKLLQLSEEIPVHQPVEAQELSGLLRISSSQSLAVSALSVAIPEFMQIYPQIAIDMQISNKAINLVEERIDLALRITNNLEPNLIARPLSTCHSVVCAAPCYLAGKMLPQKPADLALHNCMTYNFFGKSLWLFEHRGEKYSVPVSGTLSANESMVLMEATLQGAGIAMQPYYSVASHLASGKLIQLLPEYRPQAMGIYGIYASRQNMPATLRALLDFLVQWFASSPYWQALMLKS
- a CDS encoding L,D-transpeptidase family protein — encoded protein: MKKIAAFPAIITIILLLFSSFTPVYTQDTLVQLQQNFPVQPGSPVFIQIFKEERILELYTKNSHGSYQLSKSYPICNYSGGLGPKTTEGDLKSPEGFYRVKTHQLNPNSRYYRSINLGFPNEYDKFRGYSGNYLMIHGECKSVGCYAMTNGYMDEIYHYVESALLRGQYEINISIYPFRMTPQNMLRHRSSSHYMFWLQLQPAYEYFAKNHQPATVSIINGQYVVNATPEKSPLLQHQSQYAFTKMK
- a CDS encoding class II glutamine amidotransferase — protein: MCELLGMSANVPTDICFSLGGLIQRGGHTGPHKDGWGITFYEGRGCRTFKDHQPSYNSPVARFVQEYPIKSRVVVSHIRQANRGNVTLENTHPFIREMWGRNWTYAHNGQLRGYRQLETGQYRPVGQTDSEHAFCWILQQLSQKYPRTPSNWPKVFRFIASLADELSKKGVFNMLLSDGRFMMAYCSTNLYWITRRAPFGKAKLLDQDIEIDFQQHTQPDDVVSVIVTQPLTGNEAWNRIEPGRYALFHLGERIL